Proteins encoded in a region of the Methylosinus trichosporium OB3b genome:
- a CDS encoding glutathione S-transferase family protein yields MATLYHHPLCPHSRFVRLILAEHAIETTLIEERAAERRREFLALDPAGRTPVLVDDDGTVVSGAMVIAEYLEETADPELNRLRLLPQTPRERAETRRLTEWFNLKFYEEVTNWLVTEKVYKRFLAPEIGGGAPDMDLLRVARANIRPHMRYIGYLTGARNWLAGETLSLADFAAAAHLSCADYLGDVPWDEYETVKHWYQRIKSRPAFRPLLSDRAVGTTPAACYADLDF; encoded by the coding sequence ATGGCCACTCTCTATCATCATCCGCTGTGTCCGCATTCGCGTTTCGTTCGGCTGATCCTCGCCGAGCACGCGATCGAGACGACGCTGATCGAGGAGAGGGCCGCCGAGCGCCGCCGCGAGTTCCTGGCTCTCGATCCGGCCGGCCGCACGCCGGTGCTGGTCGACGACGATGGAACCGTCGTCTCCGGCGCCATGGTGATCGCCGAATATCTCGAGGAGACCGCGGACCCCGAGCTCAACCGCCTGCGGCTGCTGCCGCAAACGCCGCGCGAGCGCGCCGAGACGCGGCGGCTGACCGAATGGTTCAACCTCAAATTCTACGAGGAGGTGACCAATTGGCTGGTCACCGAGAAAGTCTATAAGCGCTTTCTCGCTCCCGAGATCGGCGGCGGCGCGCCGGACATGGATCTGCTGCGCGTCGCGCGCGCCAATATTCGTCCCCATATGCGCTACATCGGCTATCTGACCGGGGCGCGGAACTGGCTGGCGGGCGAGACCTTGAGCCTCGCCGATTTCGCCGCCGCCGCGCATCTCTCCTGCGCCGATTATCTGGGCGACGTTCCATGGGACGAATACGAGACGGTCAAGCATTGGTACCAGCGGATCAAATCGCGCCCGGCCTTTCGCCCGCTGCTCTCGGACCGCGCCGTGGGGACGACGCCGGCGGCGTGCTACGCCGATCTCGACTTCTGA
- a CDS encoding ATP-binding protein, with product MKRALYRAVVMGSGGDGREARYEGKRKPFHKWICDRSPLDVLMYITYLILHDNKINKIGKVAMDAVTNPYAPGAGSQPPELAGRDELIQKTKTTLARVKMGRQAKSFMLVGLRGVGKTVLLNKIQEIAEKSGYVAILLESPEGKSLPELLIPCLRKILFKLDTKEMVNESVKRGMMVLRSFISTVKVNWEGFDIGVDPEVGSADSGDLEADLPDLVEAIGVAAKSRQSSVAIIIDELQYVPEVEFSALIMAMHRVAQKQLPIVLIAAGLPQLVGLAGRSKSYAERLFDYPKIDKLSYEDAATALLEPARREGVSFEQSAVDSVIRLTQGYPYFLQEWGYHAWNIAQNSPITKADVEQASATALKNLDESFFRVRFDRLTPREKDYLFAMAALGPGPHRSGDVASELGVFVESIAPVRSSLIKKGMIFSPAHGDTAFTVPLFDEYLKRVHP from the coding sequence ATGAAGCGGGCTTTGTATCGGGCGGTGGTCATGGGCTCCGGGGGTGACGGGCGAGAGGCGCGATACGAGGGCAAGCGAAAGCCGTTCCATAAGTGGATCTGCGACCGATCGCCGCTTGACGTCCTTATGTATATTACTTATCTTATCCTCCATGACAATAAGATCAATAAGATTGGTAAGGTCGCTATGGACGCCGTCACGAACCCCTATGCGCCGGGCGCAGGTAGCCAGCCCCCTGAGCTGGCAGGCCGAGACGAGCTCATTCAAAAGACGAAGACCACGCTTGCGCGAGTAAAGATGGGTCGCCAAGCAAAAAGCTTCATGCTGGTCGGCCTGCGTGGCGTAGGCAAAACGGTGCTTTTGAATAAAATACAGGAAATTGCCGAAAAAAGCGGGTATGTCGCCATATTGCTAGAGTCACCGGAAGGGAAAAGCCTTCCTGAACTTTTAATACCATGTCTCAGAAAAATTTTGTTCAAACTCGATACGAAGGAAATGGTGAACGAATCGGTTAAGCGAGGCATGATGGTCTTGCGATCGTTTATATCGACGGTGAAAGTCAATTGGGAGGGCTTCGACATCGGAGTGGATCCGGAGGTCGGGTCCGCCGATAGTGGCGATTTGGAGGCCGATCTGCCCGATCTCGTCGAGGCCATCGGTGTTGCTGCAAAATCCCGCCAATCGTCAGTCGCAATCATAATCGACGAATTGCAGTATGTCCCAGAGGTAGAGTTTAGCGCATTGATAATGGCGATGCACCGCGTTGCGCAAAAGCAGCTTCCAATAGTATTGATCGCAGCCGGCCTTCCGCAGCTCGTCGGGCTTGCCGGTCGCTCGAAGTCTTACGCCGAGCGACTTTTCGACTACCCTAAAATCGATAAGCTGTCCTATGAGGACGCCGCAACCGCTCTTTTAGAGCCTGCGCGTCGTGAAGGTGTCAGTTTTGAACAAAGCGCCGTCGATTCTGTTATTCGGCTTACTCAAGGCTATCCATATTTTTTGCAAGAATGGGGTTATCATGCGTGGAACATCGCGCAAAACTCGCCAATCACGAAAGCTGACGTCGAGCAAGCAAGCGCAACAGCTCTCAAAAATCTCGATGAGAGCTTTTTTCGGGTTCGTTTCGACCGCCTGACCCCAAGGGAAAAGGACTATCTTTTCGCGATGGCCGCGCTCGGCCCAGGCCCCCACAGATCCGGCGACGTCGCGTCGGAACTCGGCGTCTTCGTGGAAAGTATCGCGCCGGTGCGCAGCTCCTTGATAAAAAAAGGAATGATCTTTAGTCCGGCGCATGGAGACACGGCATTCACCGTGCCGCTCTTCGACGAATACTTGAAGCGGGTGCATCCCTGA
- a CDS encoding cytochrome P450, which yields MFHDPDFLPFTPRATPSFLAVSRNFLENYPTQAYRSDYWTSEGFLEIVPRMHYVASPALIEELLVSRADAFRRDEVVSRALAGPVERDSLFFSEGAEWKWQRRALSPAFRHENILALVPHFSRCAQAQAQEWRDLEQGASVDIMHAMSRTTFAVIEKAVYGAAEDFDRDGFIAALRPVLGGVGWRMLAAMFHLPPDLTPYPGFLAARRATRFLRAETHKLLAARRAVADDRRDILGLMLSARDPETGRALDDSELVANIHGFLLAGHETAAVALAWSLWLLAKDQESQQRLREEVCRLCGDAEIGADTVETLAFTRQVLQESMRLFPPAAAIGRQARADTTLGPHHVRANEPIYIITWCLHRNETLWDEPLGFDPDRFAPDKVKARPRYAFLPFGAGPRICVGMGFAMLEMTAILATLVRAFRFETAPGHRLELAPSFTTRPKGALPLRVTRLDAKVGDDASRRLSA from the coding sequence ATGTTTCACGATCCCGATTTCCTTCCCTTCACGCCGCGTGCGACGCCCTCCTTTCTGGCGGTCAGCCGCAACTTCCTCGAAAACTATCCGACGCAGGCCTATCGCTCCGACTATTGGACGTCCGAAGGCTTTCTCGAGATCGTGCCGCGCATGCATTATGTGGCGAGTCCGGCGCTCATCGAGGAATTGCTGGTCTCCCGCGCCGACGCCTTCCGCCGCGACGAGGTGGTCAGCAGGGCGCTCGCCGGCCCGGTGGAGCGCGACAGCCTGTTCTTCTCGGAGGGCGCCGAGTGGAAATGGCAGAGGCGCGCGCTGTCGCCCGCCTTCCGCCACGAGAATATTCTCGCGCTCGTTCCGCATTTTTCTCGCTGCGCGCAGGCGCAGGCGCAGGAGTGGCGCGACCTCGAGCAGGGCGCGAGCGTCGACATCATGCACGCCATGTCACGCACCACCTTCGCTGTGATCGAGAAGGCGGTCTATGGCGCCGCGGAGGATTTCGATCGCGACGGCTTCATCGCGGCGCTGCGTCCCGTGCTCGGCGGCGTCGGCTGGCGCATGTTGGCGGCGATGTTTCATCTGCCGCCGGATTTGACGCCCTATCCGGGCTTCCTCGCCGCGCGCCGCGCCACGCGCTTTCTGCGCGCCGAGACGCACAAGCTGCTCGCCGCCCGGCGCGCCGTGGCGGACGACAGGCGCGATATTCTCGGCCTCATGCTCTCGGCGCGCGATCCGGAAACCGGCCGCGCGCTCGACGACAGCGAGCTCGTCGCCAATATTCACGGCTTCCTGCTCGCCGGCCATGAGACGGCGGCGGTCGCGCTCGCCTGGAGCCTCTGGCTGCTCGCCAAGGACCAGGAATCGCAGCAGCGCCTGCGCGAGGAGGTCTGCCGCCTCTGCGGCGACGCCGAGATCGGCGCCGACACGGTCGAGACTCTCGCCTTCACGCGGCAGGTTCTGCAGGAGTCGATGCGGCTGTTTCCGCCGGCGGCGGCGATCGGCCGTCAGGCGCGCGCCGACACGACGCTCGGGCCGCATCACGTGCGCGCGAACGAGCCGATTTACATCATCACCTGGTGCCTGCATCGCAACGAGACGCTGTGGGACGAGCCGCTCGGCTTCGACCCCGACCGTTTCGCGCCGGACAAAGTGAAGGCGCGGCCGCGCTACGCCTTCCTGCCCTTCGGCGCCGGGCCTCGCATCTGCGTCGGCATGGGCTTCGCGATGCTGGAGATGACGGCGATCCTGGCGACTCTCGTGCGCGCGTTCCGCTTCGAGACCGCGCCCGGCCATCGCCTCGAGCTGGCGCCGAGCTTCACGACGCGGCCGAAGGGCGCGCTGCCGCTGCGCGTCACGCGACTCGACGCGAAGGTCGGCGACGACGCCTCGCGCCGGCTGTCGGCATAG
- the dapD gene encoding 2,3,4,5-tetrahydropyridine-2,6-dicarboxylate N-succinyltransferase — translation MPHTGLENIITTAFEDRANIDASTQGDIRHAVESALRLLDSGKLRVAEKIEGETGPSSWKVNQWLKKAVLLSFRLNDMSVIEGGPGGATWWDKVPSKFAGWGAAEHKAAGFRSVPGSVVRHSAYVAPGVILMPSFVNLGAFVDAGTMVDTWATVGSCAQIGKNVHLSGGVGIGGVLEPLQAGPTIIEDDCFIGARSEIVEGVVVGKGAVISMGVFIGASTKVIDRATGQIHTGYVPPYSVVVSGNLPGKPLPDGSAGPSLYCAVIVKTVDAQTRGKTAINELLRD, via the coding sequence ATGCCGCACACCGGTCTCGAGAACATCATCACCACCGCCTTCGAGGACAGGGCCAATATCGACGCCTCGACGCAGGGCGACATTCGCCACGCGGTCGAGAGCGCGCTGCGCCTCCTCGATTCGGGCAAGCTGCGCGTCGCCGAGAAGATCGAGGGCGAGACCGGGCCGTCCTCCTGGAAGGTCAATCAATGGCTGAAGAAAGCCGTGCTGCTCTCCTTCCGCCTCAATGACATGAGCGTGATCGAGGGCGGGCCCGGCGGCGCCACCTGGTGGGACAAGGTTCCGTCTAAATTCGCCGGCTGGGGCGCGGCCGAGCATAAGGCGGCGGGCTTCCGCTCCGTGCCGGGCTCCGTCGTGCGCCATTCCGCCTATGTGGCGCCGGGCGTCATTCTGATGCCCTCCTTCGTCAATCTCGGCGCCTTCGTCGACGCCGGGACCATGGTCGACACCTGGGCGACGGTCGGCTCCTGCGCGCAGATCGGCAAGAATGTGCATCTCTCGGGCGGCGTCGGCATCGGCGGGGTGCTGGAGCCGCTACAGGCCGGCCCCACCATCATCGAGGACGATTGCTTCATCGGCGCGCGCTCGGAGATTGTCGAGGGCGTCGTCGTGGGCAAGGGCGCGGTGATCTCCATGGGCGTCTTCATCGGCGCCTCGACCAAGGTGATCGACCGCGCCACGGGCCAAATTCACACCGGCTATGTGCCGCCCTATTCGGTGGTGGTGTCCGGCAATCTGCCCGGAAAGCCGCTGCCGGACGGCTCGGCCGGCCCGTCGCTCTATTGCGCCGTCATCGTGAAGACGGTGGATGCGCAGACGCGCGGCAAGACCGCGATCAACGAGCTGTTGAGGGACTGA
- a CDS encoding FmdB family zinc ribbon protein codes for MPLYSYQCENCHAEFELLVRASDTPACPSCGSEKLHQGVSKIQVEIKYPAIARSWRRAAAAEGDLSNFSKQEIMAPKKS; via the coding sequence ATGCCGCTCTATTCCTACCAATGCGAGAATTGCCACGCGGAATTCGAGCTTCTGGTTCGCGCCTCGGACACGCCGGCATGCCCGTCCTGCGGCAGCGAGAAGCTTCACCAGGGGGTCTCGAAAATCCAAGTCGAGATCAAATATCCGGCCATCGCCAGATCATGGCGCCGGGCCGCCGCCGCCGAGGGCGATCTCAGCAATTTCAGCAAGCAGGAGATCATGGCGCCGAAGAAGAGCTGA
- the queG gene encoding tRNA epoxyqueuosine(34) reductase QueG, whose product MLRRSRLLSLEEALRAQAAALGFDLCRIAPASAPPQAGERLAAWLASGAHGDMEWMAATPERRAAPQGLWSEARSIVLLGANYGADGDPLADLARRDHGAISLYARRRDYHEVIKGRLKQLAAFLLSRAGAGDAKVFVDTAPVMEKPLAQAAGLGWQGKHTNLVSRRFGSWLFLGSIFTDLTLAPDAPERDHCGSCRKCLDICPTNAFPAPYRLDARRCVAYLTIEHRGPIPRELRAAIGNRVFGCDDCLAVCPWNKFARAARDARLALRPELDAMPLAGLAALDDAGFRALFAATPVKRLGHARFLRNVAIAIGNSGEARLSAALRPLLDHASPVTRGAAVWALARLLPREELASLARAYAPREPDALVCTEWAKETQSEKK is encoded by the coding sequence GTGCTACGCCGATCTCGACTTCTGAGCCTCGAGGAGGCGCTGCGCGCGCAGGCCGCGGCGCTCGGCTTCGATCTCTGCCGCATCGCCCCCGCGAGCGCGCCGCCGCAGGCCGGCGAGCGTCTCGCCGCCTGGCTCGCCAGCGGCGCCCATGGCGATATGGAGTGGATGGCCGCGACGCCGGAGCGCCGCGCCGCGCCGCAGGGCCTGTGGAGCGAGGCGCGCTCCATCGTGCTGCTCGGCGCCAATTACGGCGCGGACGGGGACCCGCTCGCCGATCTCGCGCGCCGCGACCATGGCGCGATCTCGCTCTACGCCCGCCGGCGCGATTATCATGAGGTGATCAAGGGCCGGCTGAAGCAGCTCGCCGCCTTCCTGCTGTCCCGCGCCGGGGCCGGCGACGCCAAAGTGTTCGTCGACACGGCTCCGGTGATGGAGAAGCCGCTGGCGCAGGCCGCCGGGCTCGGATGGCAGGGCAAGCACACCAATCTCGTCTCGCGCCGCTTCGGCTCCTGGCTGTTCCTCGGCTCGATCTTCACCGATCTGACGCTCGCGCCCGACGCGCCGGAGCGCGATCATTGCGGCTCCTGCCGCAAATGCCTCGACATCTGCCCGACGAACGCCTTTCCCGCCCCCTATCGGCTCGATGCGCGCCGCTGCGTCGCTTATCTCACCATCGAGCACAGGGGCCCGATCCCGCGCGAGCTGCGCGCCGCCATCGGCAATCGCGTGTTCGGCTGCGACGACTGCCTCGCCGTCTGCCCCTGGAACAAATTCGCGCGGGCCGCTCGCGACGCCCGGCTCGCTCTGCGTCCCGAACTGGACGCCATGCCGCTCGCAGGGCTCGCCGCGCTGGACGATGCGGGCTTTCGCGCGCTCTTCGCCGCGACGCCGGTCAAGCGGCTCGGCCATGCGCGGTTCCTGCGCAATGTGGCGATCGCCATCGGCAACAGCGGCGAGGCGCGCCTTTCCGCCGCTCTGCGGCCGCTGCTCGACCATGCCTCGCCGGTGACGCGCGGAGCCGCCGTGTGGGCGCTGGCCCGACTCTTGCCGCGAGAGGAGCTCGCATCCTTGGCGCGAGCATATGCTCCGCGCGAGCCGGATGCGCTAGTCTGCACGGAATGGGCAAAAGAGACACAGTCGGAGAAAAAATAA
- a CDS encoding GNAT family N-acetyltransferase: MTTARYKARFIPSLDQVDAGEWDALANPPGLTPEEAEGERYNPFISSAFLLALERSKSVGARTGWTPLYTLLDDPDGRLVAAAPSYVKMHSMGEYVFDFGWAQAYENAGGRYYPKIQVAVPFTPATGRRLLVARDAPEGARESLIAALRALRQAAEASSLHVTFGTKAETRALEGAGFAPRVGEQFHFLNENYRDFDDFLAALSSRKRKTIKRERRDALGDDLSIDLLRGADIKPEHWDRFFAFYMDTSGRKWGRPYLTRDFFHQIGATMAERVLLVMARRGDEHIAGAINFLGDDAIYGRNWGALEERPFLHFEVCYYQAIEYAIRHGYQRVEAGAQGEHKLARGYRPAPTHSAHDFADARLRTAVDEFLSREKVAIDEAVADYEAGLPFRRDGAAQSE; this comes from the coding sequence ATGACCACCGCCCGATACAAAGCCCGCTTCATTCCCTCGCTCGATCAGGTCGACGCGGGCGAATGGGACGCGCTCGCCAATCCGCCGGGCCTCACGCCGGAAGAGGCCGAAGGGGAGCGCTACAATCCCTTCATCTCCAGCGCCTTTCTGCTCGCGCTCGAGCGCTCGAAATCGGTCGGCGCGCGCACCGGCTGGACGCCGCTCTACACGCTGCTCGACGATCCCGATGGGCGGCTCGTCGCCGCCGCGCCCTCCTATGTCAAAATGCACAGCATGGGCGAATATGTCTTCGATTTCGGCTGGGCGCAGGCCTATGAGAACGCGGGCGGGCGCTATTATCCCAAGATTCAGGTCGCCGTTCCGTTCACGCCCGCGACCGGACGTCGTCTTCTGGTCGCCCGCGACGCGCCGGAGGGCGCGCGCGAATCCCTGATCGCCGCGCTGCGCGCCTTGCGGCAGGCGGCCGAGGCCTCCTCACTCCATGTCACCTTCGGGACGAAGGCCGAGACGCGTGCGCTCGAGGGCGCCGGCTTCGCGCCGCGCGTCGGCGAGCAGTTCCATTTCCTCAACGAGAACTATCGCGATTTCGACGATTTCCTCGCCGCGCTGTCCTCGCGCAAGCGCAAGACCATCAAGCGCGAGCGCCGCGACGCTTTGGGCGACGATCTCTCCATCGATCTGCTCAGGGGAGCCGACATAAAGCCCGAGCATTGGGACCGCTTTTTCGCCTTCTACATGGACACGAGCGGGCGCAAATGGGGGCGGCCCTATCTCACGCGCGATTTCTTTCATCAGATCGGCGCGACCATGGCGGAGCGCGTCCTGCTGGTGATGGCGCGGCGCGGCGATGAGCATATCGCCGGCGCCATTAATTTCCTCGGCGACGACGCCATCTATGGCCGCAATTGGGGCGCGCTGGAGGAGCGGCCCTTCCTGCATTTCGAGGTCTGTTATTATCAGGCGATCGAATACGCCATCCGCCACGGCTATCAGCGCGTGGAGGCGGGGGCGCAGGGCGAGCACAAGCTGGCGCGCGGCTATCGGCCGGCGCCGACGCATTCGGCGCATGATTTCGCTGATGCGCGGCTGCGCACGGCGGTCGACGAGTTCCTGTCGCGCGAGAAGGTCGCGATCGACGAGGCGGTCGCCGATTACGAGGCCGGCCTGCCGTTCCGCCGCGACGGCGCGGCGCAGAGCGAATGA
- a CDS encoding glucan ABC transporter ATP-binding protein/ permease, with amino-acid sequence MSVLSVYFRVLRQLEPEARLAAGLVAANLAVAIAQFAEPMLFGRVIDVLTKAQVASQRLAWSDLLPLLAAWGGFGLFSIAASVLVALHADRLAHRRRLAVMAGYFEHVLDLPSSFHSVAHSGRLLKVMLEGAGGMFGLWLSFFRENCASFVALFVLLPATLLVNWRLAAPLIVLVAAFGLLSAFVLRRTQELQSAVERHHSDLAEHASDTLGNVAVVQSFTRIDSETRALRRIIDELLAAQIPVLSWWALAAVASRASATLTLLVIFLLGAWLHLQGLASIGEIVAFMSFATMLIGRLEQVVGFLNVLFLLAPKIGEFFAILDTRPDVADREGAREMGRLDGAVAFEAVSFSYDRARLALRNVSFSARPGETIALVGATGSGKSTTLGLLHRVFDPKEGRITIDGVDIRDMTLASLRRNIGVVFQEPMLFARSIEENLRVGKPDASEEEIARAVELAQARDLVARQSDGLATRIGERGRTLSGGERQRLSIARALLKNPPIMIFDEATSALDATTERQLQKALEAATRGRTTFIIAHRLATVRHADRILVLDQGEIVESGTFDELVAKGGLFEQLARAQFIGSREAGVDAAQQ; translated from the coding sequence ATGTCCGTTCTCTCCGTCTATTTCCGCGTGCTGCGGCAGCTCGAGCCCGAGGCGCGGCTCGCCGCCGGCCTCGTCGCGGCCAATCTGGCCGTCGCCATCGCGCAATTCGCCGAGCCCATGCTGTTCGGCCGCGTCATCGACGTGCTCACCAAGGCTCAGGTCGCCAGCCAGCGCCTCGCCTGGAGCGACCTCCTGCCGCTGCTCGCGGCCTGGGGCGGCTTTGGCCTCTTCTCCATCGCCGCCTCGGTTCTGGTCGCGTTGCACGCCGACCGGCTCGCGCATCGCCGCCGCCTCGCGGTGATGGCCGGCTATTTCGAGCATGTGCTCGACCTTCCGTCGAGCTTCCATTCCGTCGCGCATTCGGGCCGCCTGCTCAAGGTGATGCTCGAGGGCGCCGGCGGCATGTTCGGCCTGTGGCTGTCCTTCTTCCGCGAGAATTGCGCCTCCTTCGTCGCGCTGTTCGTGCTGCTGCCGGCGACGCTCCTCGTCAATTGGCGGCTCGCGGCGCCGCTCATCGTCCTCGTCGCCGCCTTCGGCCTGCTCTCGGCTTTCGTCCTGCGCCGCACGCAGGAACTGCAGAGCGCGGTGGAGCGGCATCACTCAGATCTCGCCGAGCATGCCTCCGACACGCTCGGCAATGTCGCCGTGGTGCAGAGCTTCACCCGCATCGACAGCGAGACGCGGGCGCTGCGCCGCATCATCGACGAGCTGCTGGCGGCGCAGATTCCGGTGCTCTCCTGGTGGGCGCTGGCGGCGGTGGCGAGCCGAGCTTCGGCGACGCTGACGCTGCTCGTCATCTTCCTGCTCGGGGCCTGGCTGCACCTGCAGGGCCTCGCCTCGATCGGCGAGATCGTCGCCTTCATGAGCTTCGCCACAATGCTGATCGGCCGGCTCGAGCAGGTGGTCGGCTTCCTCAATGTGCTGTTTCTGCTCGCGCCCAAGATCGGCGAGTTCTTCGCCATTCTCGACACGCGTCCCGACGTCGCCGACCGCGAGGGGGCGCGCGAGATGGGCCGGCTCGACGGCGCCGTCGCTTTCGAGGCCGTGAGCTTCTCCTATGACCGCGCCCGCCTCGCGCTGCGCAATGTCTCCTTCTCGGCGCGGCCCGGCGAGACCATCGCGCTGGTCGGCGCCACGGGCTCGGGCAAATCGACGACGCTCGGCCTGCTGCACCGGGTGTTCGATCCGAAAGAGGGCCGCATCACCATCGACGGGGTCGACATTCGCGACATGACCCTGGCCTCGCTGCGGCGGAACATCGGCGTCGTGTTCCAGGAGCCGATGCTGTTCGCCCGCTCGATCGAGGAGAATCTGCGCGTCGGCAAGCCGGATGCGAGCGAGGAGGAGATCGCCCGCGCCGTCGAGCTGGCGCAGGCGCGCGATCTCGTCGCGCGGCAGAGCGACGGGCTGGCGACGCGCATCGGCGAGCGCGGCCGCACGCTCTCGGGCGGCGAGCGCCAGCGCCTCTCGATCGCTCGCGCTCTGCTGAAGAACCCGCCGATCATGATCTTCGACGAGGCGACGAGCGCGCTCGACGCGACCACCGAGCGCCAGCTGCAGAAGGCGCTGGAGGCCGCGACGCGCGGCCGCACCACTTTCATCATCGCCCATCGCCTCGCCACGGTGCGCCACGCCGACCGCATTCTGGTGCTGGACCAGGGCGAGATCGTCGAGAGCGGGACCTTCGACGAGCTGGTGGCGAAGGGCGGATTGTTCGAGCAGTTGGCGCGCGCGCAATTCATCGGCTCGCGGGAGGCGGGGGTGGACGCGGCGCAACAGTGA